A stretch of the Vitis riparia cultivar Riparia Gloire de Montpellier isolate 1030 chromosome 13, EGFV_Vit.rip_1.0, whole genome shotgun sequence genome encodes the following:
- the LOC117929069 gene encoding ankyrin-3-like yields MDEFSSNQATDSHTLHLNSNSNQVAADDATQTQTQIRSQSAAGDGSQAEIITMDASLYKAAADGNIHALQQFPEVDLQIQSSPKENSVLHIAAQFGQLRCVKWMLEFAWCSSLLHRQNLKGDTPLHLAAREGHLLVLRALMDAAKLLPLDIESGIGAEKAMLRLTNKGGDTALHEAVRYNHSEVVKFLIMEDPEFAYSENIDGGTPLYMAAERGFGKLVEIIIDNTRTSPGYTGFTGRTVLHAAVIHNNTEMTKKILEWKPALTKEVDENGWSPLHYAACRGCNTTIIRQLLDKSDKSVPNLRIKDGNLTALHIAARDGRMKIVDILASHSPDCCEQVDDKGKFFFHFAMMKKKAYASGDLLRNRWLRVTGLINEKDGEGDTPLHPLASHQVFDPKFVGDDKVDRMAFNNQRFTAMDIYSKAKNASLVILFL; encoded by the exons ATGGATGAGTTCAGTTCCAACCAGGCTACAGATTCACATACCCTTCACTTGAATTCCAATTCCAACCAGGTTGCTGCTGACGATGctacccaaacccaaacccagaTCCGGAGCCAGTCTGCAGCTGGGGATGGCAGCCAAGCGGAGATCATAACCATGGATGCAAGTTTGTACAAGGCCGCAGCAGATGGTAACATCCATGCCCTCCAGCAATTCCCGGAAGTTGATCTTCAGATACAGTCAAGCCCCAAAGAGAATTCTGTCCTCCATATTGCAGCCCAATTCGGTCAGCTTCGCTGTGTTAAATGGATGCTTGAGTTTGCTTGGTGTTCATCGCTACTGCATCGGCAAAATCTGAAAGGGGACACTCCACTTCACCTTGCAGCAAGGGAAGGGCATTTGCTGGTGCTGAGAGCTCTCATGGATGCTGCAAAACTGCTTCCCCTGGATATTGAAAGTGGGATTGGAGCAGAAAAGGCGATGCTGAGGTTGACCAATAAAGGGGGCGACACAGCCTTGCATGAGGCAGTCCGGTATAATCATTCTGAGGTGGTCAAGTTCTTGATTATGGAAGATCCAGAGTTCGCCTATAGTGAAAATATTGATGGTGGGACTCCTCTTTACATGGCTGCAGAGAGGGGATTTGGTAAATTGGTTGAAATAATCATAGACAACACTCGCACATCCCCAGGTTACACTGGCTTCACCGGTAGAACCGTTTTACATGCTGCTGTAATTCATAATAACACAG AAATGACAAAGAAGATACTGGAATGGAAGCCAGCACTGACAAAAGAAGTGGATGAGAACGGATGGTCTCCTCTTCACTATGCTGCATGCAGAGGCTGTAATACAACAATAATAAGGCAATTGTTAGACAAGTCAGATAAGTCTGTACCCAACCTTAGGATCAAAGATGGCAACTTAACAGCCCTTCATATAGCGGCAAGGGATGGGCGTATGAAGATAGTAGACATACTGGCATCACACTCTCCAGACTGTTGTGAGCAGGTTGATGAtaagggaaaattttttttccattttgccATGATGAAAAAGAAGGCATATGCTTCTGGTGATCTCTTAAGGAATAGGTGGTTGAGAGTGACTGGACTTATAAATGAGAAAGATGGTGAGGGAGACACTCCCTTGCACCCCCTCGCGTCTCACCAAGTTTTTGACCCCAAATTTGTTGGTGATGATAAAGTGGACAGAATGGCCTTCAACAATCAGAGATTCACAGCTATGGACATATATTCTAAGGCCAAGAACGCCAGCCTTGTAATTCTCTTCCTCTAG